Proteins co-encoded in one Kutzneria chonburiensis genomic window:
- a CDS encoding [protein-PII] uridylyltransferase translates to MTDLGAVTADDLVRARDLLLKPAPGHRRLPAEALREALVDLHEFWLTAHAGTAGVGSGAALVAVGALGRRDFVPGSDLDLVLVHNGRKDIDTVAEKLWYPLWNSGVGLDHSVRTVGEALRVAGSDLRVALGLLEARFLAGDQEVAERLITSARQQWRAGIRDRLDELADQAKRRWASSGEVAHRVEPDLKHGRGGLRDLQLVDALAVAQVIDRPGTDVEQARELLLDVRTELRRASGKSRDVLHAQEGDEVATALSMGDRFGLARALSSAGRTVVYAVDVALRSARAAAPRKGIGAFGRSALRRGPARRPLDDGVVLHGNEVALARDAVPSRDPGLLLRVAGAAARANTPIAPGTLTRLADSSPELRKPWPREAREELLGLLGTGPGLIDVVEAYDRTGLWGRLFPEWGAVRDLPPRDLAHTWTVDRHLVQATAQAARLATTVSRPDLLLLAALLHDIGKGRDADHSEVGAALATQIGERLGLWPNDVQVLSAAVRHHLLLPHTATRRDVEDEATVTRVVETLGGDPALLEILHALAEADSLATGPGVWTDWKSGLIADLVRRCRAAMAGEPSPRPEPLDASQQSLAQKVSLSGKPDVLIAEEGQTAVVTVVAPDRPGLLSRAAGVLALNSLEVHSAALRSHSDVAVDVFSVSPRFGSFPDPGLIREQLTRAIAGELHLSERLSAKERDYGGPPTDAPPPRVLWFDDEAAGAIVMELRAADRIGLLHRLAATLEGAKLDVRWAKVATLGGTVVDSFCLVPQDGDPLDPTRRRDIERAVLAAARGSPPGHTGTSGHRCVQPLADPVGQTDLPERGQRLGELITEQRPAPLVKTGEQRLGGGE, encoded by the coding sequence ATGACGGATCTGGGGGCTGTCACCGCCGATGACCTGGTGCGGGCAAGGGATCTCCTGCTCAAGCCCGCACCGGGTCACCGGCGACTGCCGGCGGAAGCGCTGCGAGAAGCGCTGGTCGACCTGCACGAGTTCTGGCTCACTGCCCACGCCGGCACCGCCGGCGTGGGCAGCGGGGCCGCCCTGGTGGCCGTAGGGGCCTTGGGGCGCAGGGACTTCGTGCCGGGTTCGGACCTCGACCTCGTTCTCGTCCACAATGGACGTAAGGACATCGACACGGTCGCCGAGAAACTGTGGTACCCGCTGTGGAACTCCGGTGTTGGGCTGGACCATTCCGTGCGGACCGTCGGCGAGGCGCTGCGCGTAGCCGGCAGCGACCTGCGGGTGGCACTTGGCTTGCTGGAGGCCAGATTCCTGGCCGGCGATCAAGAAGTCGCCGAGCGTCTGATCACTTCCGCCCGGCAGCAGTGGCGGGCCGGGATCAGGGACCGTCTCGACGAGCTCGCCGACCAGGCCAAGCGGCGTTGGGCGTCGTCCGGCGAGGTGGCGCACCGGGTCGAGCCCGACCTCAAGCACGGGCGCGGCGGGCTGCGTGATCTCCAGCTCGTGGACGCCCTGGCCGTCGCCCAGGTCATCGACCGGCCCGGGACCGATGTCGAGCAGGCGCGGGAGTTGCTGCTCGACGTCCGTACGGAATTGCGGCGCGCCAGCGGAAAATCTCGTGACGTGCTGCATGCGCAGGAGGGCGACGAGGTCGCCACCGCACTGTCCATGGGGGACCGTTTCGGCCTTGCCCGGGCGTTGTCCTCGGCCGGGCGGACCGTCGTCTACGCCGTGGACGTCGCTTTGCGCTCGGCTCGCGCTGCCGCTCCCCGTAAGGGAATCGGCGCGTTCGGGCGGTCGGCTTTGCGGCGTGGCCCGGCCAGGCGGCCGTTGGACGACGGCGTTGTCCTGCACGGCAACGAGGTTGCCCTGGCTCGGGATGCCGTGCCCAGCCGTGACCCCGGGCTGCTGCTCCGCGTCGCCGGCGCCGCCGCCAGGGCCAACACCCCCATCGCGCCGGGAACTCTGACCCGTCTCGCCGATTCCTCGCCCGAGCTGCGCAAGCCGTGGCCTCGGGAGGCCCGGGAAGAGCTGTTGGGGCTGCTGGGCACCGGTCCCGGTCTGATCGACGTCGTCGAGGCGTACGACCGGACCGGCTTGTGGGGCCGGCTTTTCCCCGAGTGGGGCGCCGTTCGCGACCTGCCGCCGCGGGACCTCGCGCACACCTGGACCGTCGACCGGCACCTCGTGCAGGCCACCGCCCAGGCCGCTCGTCTCGCGACCACCGTCTCCCGGCCGGACCTGTTGCTGCTGGCCGCTTTGCTGCACGACATCGGCAAGGGCCGGGACGCCGACCACTCCGAGGTCGGGGCCGCCCTGGCCACCCAGATCGGCGAGCGCCTCGGGTTGTGGCCCAACGACGTGCAGGTGCTGTCGGCCGCCGTTCGGCACCACCTGTTGTTGCCGCACACCGCCACTCGCCGTGACGTCGAGGACGAGGCCACCGTCACCCGCGTCGTCGAGACCCTCGGCGGCGACCCGGCCCTCTTGGAGATCTTGCACGCCTTGGCCGAGGCCGATTCCCTGGCCACCGGTCCCGGCGTGTGGACCGACTGGAAGTCCGGTCTCATCGCCGACCTCGTTCGCCGATGCCGCGCCGCCATGGCCGGCGAGCCTTCGCCGCGGCCCGAGCCCCTCGACGCTTCCCAGCAGTCCTTGGCGCAGAAGGTTTCCCTGTCCGGGAAGCCCGATGTGCTCATCGCCGAGGAGGGGCAGACCGCCGTCGTCACCGTCGTCGCCCCCGACCGTCCCGGCCTTCTCTCCCGCGCCGCCGGCGTCTTGGCCCTGAACTCCCTCGAAGTCCACTCCGCCGCCCTGCGCTCCCACTCCGACGTAGCCGTAGACGTCTTCTCCGTGTCGCCCCGCTTCGGTTCCTTCCCCGATCCCGGCCTCATCCGTGAGCAGCTCACCCGGGCCATCGCCGGCGAGCTCCACCTGTCCGAGCGCCTCTCCGCCAAGGAACGGGACTACGGCGGTCCCCCAACCGACGCCCCGCCCCCTCGCGTCCTCTGGTTCGACGACGAGGCCGCCGGCGCCATCGTCATGGAACTCCGCGCCGCCGACCGCATCGGCCTCCTCCACCGCCTCGCCGCCACCTTGGAGGGCGCCAAGCTCGACGTGCGGTGGGCCAAGGTCGCCACCCTCGGCGGCACCGTCGTCGACTCCTTCTGCCTCGTCCCCCAGGACGGCGACCCCCTCGACCCCACCCGCCGCCGCGACATCGAACGCGCCGTCCTGGCCGCCGCGAGGGGTAGCCCGCCTGGACACACCGGGACCTCAGGTCACCGGTGTGTCCAGCCGCTGGCGGACCCGGTCGGCCAGACCGACCTGCCCGAACGCGGCCAACGTCTTGGCGAGCTGATCACCGAGCAGCGCCCGGCTCCACTCGTCAAGACCGGCGAACAGCGTCTCGGTGGCGGCGAGTAG
- a CDS encoding P-II family nitrogen regulator: MKLVTAIIKPFVLDDVKASLERLGVLGMTVSEVQGFGRQKGHTEVYRGAEYAVDFVPKLRVEVLVDDVSADKVVDAVVEAARTGKIGDGKVWVVPVETVVRVRTGERGNDAL; this comes from the coding sequence ATGAAGCTGGTGACGGCGATCATCAAGCCGTTCGTGCTGGACGACGTGAAGGCGTCGCTGGAACGGCTGGGCGTGCTGGGCATGACGGTCAGCGAGGTGCAGGGCTTCGGCCGGCAGAAGGGCCACACCGAGGTCTACCGCGGCGCCGAGTACGCCGTCGACTTCGTGCCCAAGCTGCGGGTCGAGGTGCTGGTCGACGACGTGAGCGCGGACAAGGTGGTGGACGCCGTCGTCGAGGCGGCCCGCACCGGCAAGATCGGCGACGGCAAGGTCTGGGTCGTGCCGGTGGAGACCGTGGTCAGGGTGCGGACCGGGGAACGCGGCAACGACGCTCTGTGA
- a CDS encoding ammonium transporter → MNTGDTAWVLASAALVMLMTPGLAFFYGGMVRSKSVLNMLMLNFIALAVVTVLWMLYGYSEAFGNDAFSGLFGNFDNAGLAGTVGQLTGPKDHQIPVLAFVMFQLMFAVITPALISGAIADRTKFWSWVIFLAVWVTIVYFPVAHWVFAFDSSDGSVLGGWLANRIKALDFAGGTAVHINAGAAGLALAILLGRRKGWPKEPMRPHNVPFVLLGASLLWFGWYGFNAGSALGASDLASVAFTTTTVATAAAVLGWLITEQVRDGKPTTLGAASGAVAGLVAITPACAFVNPLGAAAIGLIAGVVCALAVGLKFRLGFDDSLDVVGVHLVGGIVGTLLIGFFGTTSVNSAGADGLFYGGGFTQLGKQAIGAFSVLAYSFVLTFIIGWVIKKTIGFRVDAEAEVTGIDESEHAETAYEFGGISGGGRIAGKVSGVSTVLEGSKS, encoded by the coding sequence GTGAACACAGGAGACACCGCCTGGGTGTTGGCCAGCGCAGCGCTGGTCATGCTGATGACACCGGGACTCGCGTTCTTCTACGGCGGCATGGTCCGCTCCAAGAGCGTGCTGAACATGCTCATGCTGAACTTCATCGCGCTGGCCGTGGTCACCGTGCTGTGGATGCTCTACGGCTACAGCGAGGCCTTCGGCAACGACGCGTTCTCGGGCCTGTTCGGCAACTTCGACAACGCGGGGCTCGCGGGCACCGTCGGGCAGCTGACCGGGCCGAAGGACCATCAGATCCCGGTGCTGGCGTTCGTCATGTTCCAGCTGATGTTCGCGGTCATCACCCCGGCCCTGATCTCCGGCGCGATCGCCGACCGGACCAAGTTCTGGTCCTGGGTGATCTTCCTGGCGGTCTGGGTCACCATCGTCTACTTCCCGGTGGCGCACTGGGTGTTCGCCTTCGACTCGTCGGACGGCTCGGTCCTGGGCGGCTGGCTGGCCAACCGGATCAAGGCACTCGACTTCGCCGGTGGTACCGCGGTCCATATCAACGCGGGTGCCGCGGGCCTGGCGCTGGCCATCCTGTTGGGTCGCCGCAAGGGCTGGCCCAAGGAGCCGATGCGTCCGCACAACGTGCCGTTCGTGCTGCTGGGCGCCAGCCTGCTGTGGTTCGGGTGGTACGGCTTCAACGCCGGCTCCGCGCTCGGCGCCAGCGACCTCGCGTCCGTCGCCTTCACCACGACCACCGTGGCCACCGCCGCCGCCGTCCTCGGCTGGCTGATCACCGAACAGGTCCGTGACGGCAAGCCCACCACCCTGGGCGCGGCTTCCGGCGCGGTCGCCGGTCTCGTCGCCATCACTCCCGCCTGTGCCTTCGTCAATCCCCTCGGCGCGGCGGCGATCGGCCTGATCGCCGGCGTGGTCTGCGCGCTGGCCGTCGGCCTGAAGTTCCGCCTCGGCTTCGACGACTCCCTCGACGTGGTCGGCGTGCACCTGGTCGGCGGCATCGTCGGCACCCTGCTCATCGGCTTCTTCGGCACCACCAGCGTCAACTCCGCCGGGGCCGACGGCCTGTTCTACGGCGGCGGCTTCACCCAGTTGGGCAAGCAGGCCATCGGCGCGTTCTCGGTGCTGGCCTACTCGTTCGTGCTCACCTTCATCATCGGCTGGGTCATCAAGAAGACGATCGGGTTCCGGGTCGACGCCGAGGCCGAGGTCACCGGCATCGACGAGAGCGAGCACGCGGAGACCGCCTACGAGTTCGGCGGCATCTCCGGCGGCGGCCGGATCGCGGGCAAGGTGTCGGGCGTCAGCACGGTACTGGAGGGAAGCAAGTCATGA
- a CDS encoding sodium:solute symporter family protein produces the protein MTALLVVVATVLVAVALALQARRGRDMDLEQWSVGGRGFGSVFVFLLMAGEIYTTFTFLGGSGWAYGKGGPAFYILCYGSIAFVMSYWLLPTLWRYAKRKGLLSQADFFTAKFDSPGLGVLVSLVGVVALVPYLVLQLKGLGIIVSETSGGRIPYAAAIIAGTVVLAAYVTISGVRGSAWTAALKDVLILVVVVFLGIYLPLHYFGGFGAMFHAIDAAKPGFLTLPSKGMSPSWFVSTVLLSAFGFYMWPHSFGAVYTARDERVFRRNAVVLPLYQLILLFVFFAGFAAVLVVPGLKGSDGDLSLLRITAKTFDPWFVGVVGGAGVLTALVPGSLILMTAATMLAKNIYRVARPATTDRQTAVLAKILVPVVALVALYFTFNGGDTIVSLLLMGYSLVTQLFPAMVLSLCRRRLVNTAGAAAGIVVGVAVVAAFTISGATLTGLAPWLPQPLKDLNTGVVALLANLLVLGLVTMITRRHRAVRGAPSEAVSA, from the coding sequence GTGACCGCGCTGCTGGTGGTCGTGGCCACCGTGCTGGTCGCGGTGGCGTTGGCGCTACAGGCCCGCCGCGGCCGTGACATGGACCTGGAGCAGTGGTCGGTCGGCGGGCGGGGCTTCGGCTCGGTCTTCGTGTTCCTGCTGATGGCCGGCGAGATCTACACGACCTTCACCTTCCTCGGCGGGTCCGGCTGGGCCTACGGCAAGGGCGGCCCGGCCTTCTACATCCTGTGCTACGGCTCCATCGCGTTCGTCATGTCGTACTGGCTGCTGCCCACGCTGTGGCGCTACGCCAAGCGCAAGGGCCTGCTGTCCCAGGCCGACTTCTTCACGGCCAAGTTCGACAGCCCCGGCCTCGGCGTGCTGGTGTCGCTGGTCGGCGTCGTGGCGCTCGTGCCGTACCTGGTGCTCCAGCTCAAGGGCCTTGGCATCATCGTCTCCGAGACCTCCGGCGGCCGGATCCCGTACGCGGCGGCGATCATCGCCGGCACCGTGGTGCTGGCCGCGTACGTGACGATCTCCGGCGTGCGCGGCTCGGCATGGACCGCGGCGCTCAAGGACGTGCTGATCCTGGTGGTCGTCGTGTTCCTCGGCATCTACCTGCCGCTGCACTACTTCGGCGGCTTCGGGGCGATGTTCCACGCCATCGACGCGGCCAAGCCCGGCTTCCTCACGTTGCCGTCCAAGGGCATGAGCCCCAGCTGGTTCGTGTCCACGGTGCTGCTGTCGGCGTTCGGCTTCTACATGTGGCCGCACTCGTTCGGCGCCGTCTACACCGCCCGTGACGAGCGCGTTTTCCGTCGCAACGCCGTCGTGTTGCCGCTGTACCAGCTGATCCTGCTGTTCGTGTTCTTCGCCGGTTTCGCCGCCGTGCTGGTGGTGCCGGGGCTGAAGGGCAGCGACGGCGACCTGTCGCTGCTGCGTATCACGGCCAAGACCTTCGACCCGTGGTTCGTGGGCGTGGTCGGTGGCGCCGGCGTGCTGACGGCGCTGGTGCCGGGCTCGCTGATCCTGATGACCGCGGCGACCATGCTGGCCAAGAACATCTACCGGGTGGCCCGGCCGGCCACCACCGACCGGCAGACCGCGGTGCTGGCCAAGATCCTGGTGCCGGTGGTCGCGCTGGTCGCCCTGTACTTCACGTTCAACGGCGGCGACACCATCGTCTCCCTGCTGCTGATGGGCTACTCGCTGGTCACGCAGCTGTTCCCGGCGATGGTCCTCAGCCTGTGCCGCCGACGGCTGGTCAACACCGCCGGCGCGGCCGCCGGCATCGTGGTCGGGGTGGCCGTGGTCGCCGCGTTCACCATCAGCGGGGCGACGCTGACCGGCCTGGCCCCGTGGCTGCCGCAGCCGCTCAAGGACCTGAACACCGGCGTGGTCGCGCTGCTGGCCAACCTGCTCGTGCTGGGCCTGGTCACGATGATCACCCGTCGCCACCGTGCGGTACGGGGTGCCCCGTCCGAGGCGGTCAGTGCCTGA
- a CDS encoding DUF3311 domain-containing protein: protein MRPRHLLGVLPVLGMLGGAWFADRTEPYVLGLPFILFWMLAWVVLTSVVLAVIYKLDPANRSGE, encoded by the coding sequence ATGCGACCACGCCACCTGCTGGGCGTGCTGCCGGTGCTGGGAATGCTCGGCGGCGCCTGGTTCGCCGACCGGACCGAGCCGTACGTGCTCGGCCTGCCGTTCATCCTGTTCTGGATGCTGGCCTGGGTCGTGCTGACCTCGGTCGTGCTGGCCGTGATCTACAAGCTCGACCCGGCCAACCGGAGCGGCGAGTGA
- the ftsY gene encoding signal recognition particle-docking protein FtsY, with the protein MDDVTPTQLIVIGAVVLAVLLVALVVGLVLARRRRIDMTKKEELDKPKGGGYQADGGFSLSAREGSAPHGSTGGGTAVREPVEHPVADRTEVDGQPGVGDDASVPRDSERRTLVDVDLPEPEMAVEPELDDIEPTEGRMQRLRGRLARSQTMFGKSLLGLLGAGDLDEDSWEEIEDQLLMADLGAATSAEIVASLRTKIASQGVRDAAEARALLREVLVEALHPDMERSVRALPNDGRPAVLLVVGVNGTGKTTTTGKLARVLVADGRTVLLGAADTFRAAAAEQLATWGSRVGAEIVRGREGADPAAVAFDAVKQGVDSKVDAVLVDTAGRLHTKTGLMDELGKVKRVVEKQALVDEVLLVLDATTGQNGLTQARVFGEVVDVTGVVLTKLDGTAKGGIVFQVQRELGVPVKLVGLGEGPDDLAPFEPGAFVDALLG; encoded by the coding sequence ATGGATGACGTGACTCCTACCCAGCTCATCGTGATCGGCGCCGTCGTGCTGGCGGTCCTGCTCGTCGCCCTGGTGGTCGGGCTCGTGCTGGCCCGCCGGCGGCGCATCGACATGACGAAGAAGGAGGAGCTGGACAAGCCCAAGGGCGGCGGCTACCAGGCCGACGGCGGCTTCAGTTTGTCCGCGCGCGAAGGCTCCGCCCCCCACGGGTCTACGGGCGGTGGCACGGCGGTCAGGGAGCCGGTCGAGCATCCGGTGGCCGACCGGACCGAGGTCGACGGCCAGCCCGGCGTCGGCGACGACGCCTCGGTGCCGCGCGACTCCGAGCGCCGGACCCTGGTCGACGTCGACCTGCCGGAACCGGAGATGGCCGTCGAGCCGGAACTCGATGACATCGAACCGACCGAGGGTCGCATGCAGCGGCTGCGCGGCCGGCTGGCCCGCTCCCAGACGATGTTCGGCAAGAGCCTGCTCGGTCTGCTCGGCGCCGGCGACCTCGACGAGGACTCCTGGGAGGAGATCGAGGACCAGCTGCTGATGGCCGACCTCGGCGCCGCCACCTCGGCCGAGATCGTCGCCTCGCTCCGTACGAAGATCGCCTCGCAGGGCGTGCGTGATGCCGCCGAGGCGCGGGCGCTGCTGCGCGAGGTGCTGGTCGAGGCGCTGCACCCGGACATGGAACGGTCCGTGCGGGCGCTGCCCAACGACGGCCGGCCGGCCGTGCTGCTGGTCGTCGGGGTCAACGGCACCGGCAAGACCACCACCACCGGCAAGCTGGCCCGCGTGCTCGTGGCCGACGGCCGCACCGTGCTGCTCGGCGCCGCCGACACCTTCCGCGCCGCTGCCGCCGAGCAGCTCGCCACCTGGGGCTCCCGGGTCGGGGCGGAAATCGTGCGCGGTCGCGAAGGGGCCGACCCGGCCGCTGTCGCGTTCGACGCCGTCAAGCAGGGCGTGGACTCGAAGGTCGACGCCGTCCTGGTCGACACCGCCGGCCGGCTGCACACCAAGACCGGCCTGATGGACGAGCTGGGCAAGGTCAAGCGGGTCGTGGAGAAGCAGGCGCTGGTCGACGAGGTGCTGCTGGTGCTGGACGCCACCACCGGCCAGAACGGGCTCACCCAGGCCCGGGTGTTCGGCGAGGTCGTCGACGTCACCGGCGTGGTGCTGACCAAGCTCGACGGCACGGCCAAGGGCGGCATCGTGTTCCAGGTCCAGCGCGAGCTCGGCGTCCCGGTCAAGCTCGTCGGCCTCGGCGAGGGCCCGGACGACCTGGCCCCGTTCGAGCCCGGGGCGTTCGTCGACGCCCTGCTCGGCTGA
- a CDS encoding anhydro-N-acetylmuramic acid kinase, which yields MKVLGLLSGTSMDGIDAAVADLRLAGDTVELTPLHATAIPYPQQLHTELLGALPPQDCTAAKLCQLDTWVGQAFADAGTQTLAAHPDLELVASLGQTIYHWVDGDRCNGTLQLGQPAWIAEATGLPTVADLRARDVARGGHGAPLAAILDALWLAGRDDRTWVALNLGGIANITVVAPGQAPIAYDTGPGNALLDLVARRVGLHQDEDGELAADGTVQQDLLELLLHEPYYARPAPKSTGKELFHVGYLDGTEHRVVEDVMATMVELTAITVADACRKHGADVVVASGGGVRNPTLMRALQRHLAPAELCVSDDFGLPSDAKEGYLTALLGFLTWHGVPANGRLLGSVTPGREPLRPPLPPEVPVSKLRVVEVPDASG from the coding sequence ATGAAGGTCCTCGGCCTGCTCTCCGGCACGTCCATGGACGGCATCGACGCCGCCGTGGCCGACCTCCGCCTGGCCGGGGACACCGTGGAACTCACGCCGTTGCATGCCACTGCCATTCCTTACCCACAACAGCTGCACACGGAACTGCTCGGCGCGCTGCCGCCGCAGGACTGCACCGCGGCCAAGCTGTGCCAGCTGGACACGTGGGTCGGCCAGGCGTTCGCCGATGCCGGTACGCAAACGCTTGCCGCGCATCCGGACCTGGAACTCGTCGCCTCGCTCGGGCAGACCATCTATCACTGGGTCGACGGTGACCGCTGCAACGGCACGCTCCAGCTCGGCCAGCCGGCGTGGATCGCCGAGGCCACCGGGCTGCCGACGGTCGCCGACCTCAGGGCCCGTGACGTCGCGCGCGGCGGTCACGGCGCGCCGCTGGCCGCGATCCTCGACGCGCTCTGGCTCGCCGGCCGTGACGACCGCACCTGGGTCGCCCTCAACCTCGGCGGCATCGCCAACATCACCGTCGTCGCGCCCGGTCAAGCCCCGATCGCCTACGACACCGGCCCCGGCAACGCGCTGCTCGACCTCGTCGCCCGACGGGTCGGCCTGCACCAGGACGAGGACGGCGAACTCGCCGCCGACGGGACCGTGCAGCAGGACCTGTTGGAGCTGCTGCTGCACGAGCCCTACTACGCGCGGCCGGCGCCGAAGTCGACCGGCAAGGAGCTGTTCCACGTCGGCTATCTCGACGGCACCGAGCACCGGGTCGTCGAGGACGTCATGGCCACCATGGTCGAGCTGACCGCGATCACGGTCGCTGACGCGTGCAGGAAGCATGGCGCGGACGTGGTCGTCGCCTCCGGCGGCGGCGTGCGCAATCCGACGCTGATGCGAGCCCTGCAACGCCATCTCGCGCCGGCCGAACTGTGCGTGAGCGACGACTTCGGCCTGCCCAGCGACGCCAAAGAGGGCTACCTCACCGCCCTGCTCGGCTTCCTGACCTGGCACGGCGTGCCGGCCAACGGCCGACTGCTCGGCTCCGTGACACCCGGCCGCGAGCCGCTGCGCCCGCCCCTGCCGCCCGAGGTTCCCGTGTCCAAGCTGCGTGTAGTGGAGGTGCCCGATGCATCCGGCTGA
- a CDS encoding sodium:solute symporter, which translates to MHPADLVIIVLYLLAMPVIGLLLRGKQRTGADYFVGGRNLPWWAVCLSVVATETSTLTVISTPGLVWGTGFTYLQLALGYIIGRFLVSIILLPRYFKGNLVTAYAFLGERFGTAAQGVASLAFVVTRLLAEGVRLFAGAIPIQAILASYGIHTAYWHIVLGLTVLTVIYTYVGGVRSVVWVDVVQLALYLGGALVAVGVLASRLPDNWLSVAAAGNRLQFFDFTSNPLFSQYAFVTAIVGGAVFAMASHGTDQLIVQRLLATRSLRDGQKALIGSGIIVFIQFGLFLLVGAGLWVLYHGASPTSLGLTNTDGFFSKFIVEDLPVGVAGLLIAGILASTMGALASALNALSTSTVTDLYERFRKQPLPEDSALRHGRIWTLVWAAVFVVFGSMFSSTKGPVIELGLGITGYTYGALLGSFALGLLVKRAAQTDAVIAFLVTVAVMAVVVSLKFTVGGKSVGLAFPWYTLTGVIITLIVGGLLSLRHRAPVLTG; encoded by the coding sequence ATGCATCCGGCTGACCTGGTCATCATCGTGCTGTACCTGCTCGCCATGCCGGTGATCGGCCTGCTGCTGCGAGGAAAGCAGCGCACCGGCGCGGACTACTTCGTCGGCGGCCGGAACCTGCCGTGGTGGGCGGTGTGCCTGTCGGTGGTGGCCACCGAGACCTCGACGCTGACGGTGATCAGCACACCGGGTCTGGTGTGGGGCACCGGTTTCACCTATCTCCAGCTGGCACTGGGCTACATCATCGGCCGCTTCCTGGTGTCGATCATCCTGCTTCCCCGCTACTTCAAGGGAAATCTCGTCACCGCGTACGCGTTCCTGGGCGAGCGGTTCGGCACCGCCGCGCAAGGTGTCGCGTCGCTGGCCTTCGTCGTCACCCGGCTGCTGGCCGAGGGCGTGCGGCTGTTCGCAGGCGCGATCCCGATCCAGGCCATCCTGGCCAGCTACGGGATCCACACCGCCTACTGGCACATCGTCCTCGGCCTGACCGTGTTGACCGTGATCTACACGTACGTCGGCGGCGTGCGGTCGGTGGTCTGGGTCGACGTGGTGCAGCTGGCGCTCTACCTCGGCGGTGCGCTGGTGGCGGTCGGCGTGCTGGCGTCCCGGCTGCCGGACAACTGGTTGTCGGTGGCTGCCGCCGGGAATCGGTTGCAGTTCTTCGACTTCACGTCCAATCCGCTGTTCAGCCAGTACGCGTTCGTGACGGCGATCGTCGGCGGCGCGGTGTTCGCGATGGCCTCCCACGGCACGGATCAGCTGATCGTGCAACGACTTCTGGCCACGCGCAGCCTCCGTGACGGCCAGAAGGCGCTGATCGGCAGCGGCATCATCGTGTTCATCCAGTTCGGACTGTTCCTGCTCGTCGGCGCCGGCCTCTGGGTGCTGTACCACGGGGCTTCCCCGACTTCGCTGGGGCTGACCAACACCGACGGCTTCTTCTCCAAGTTCATCGTCGAGGACCTGCCGGTCGGCGTGGCCGGCCTGCTGATCGCCGGCATCCTGGCGTCCACCATGGGCGCGCTGGCCTCGGCGCTGAACGCGTTGTCCACCTCGACCGTCACGGATCTCTACGAGCGGTTCCGCAAACAGCCGCTGCCCGAGGATTCGGCGTTGCGGCACGGGCGGATCTGGACGCTGGTGTGGGCGGCGGTGTTCGTGGTGTTCGGCTCGATGTTCTCCAGCACCAAGGGCCCGGTGATCGAGCTGGGCCTGGGCATCACCGGCTACACCTACGGCGCGCTGCTGGGCTCGTTCGCCTTGGGACTGCTGGTGAAACGGGCCGCGCAGACCGACGCGGTGATCGCGTTCCTGGTGACGGTCGCGGTGATGGCGGTCGTCGTGTCGCTGAAGTTCACCGTCGGCGGCAAGTCGGTCGGACTGGCCTTCCCCTGGTACACGCTGACCGGCGTGATCATCACGCTGATCGTCGGCGGTCTGCTGTCGCTACGGCATCGGGCTCCGGTGCTGACCGGCTGA